GCCACCGCGCTCGCCGAGGACGCCGCCGAGCTCGCCTATGCCGAATCGCTGAACTGCGGAAAGCCGATCAAGCTCAGCAAGGAGTTCGACGTACCGGGTTCGATCGACAACGCCGCGTTCTTCGCGGGCGCCGCCCGTCATCTGGAGGGCAAGGCGGCCGGGGAATACAGCCCCGACCACACCTCCGTCATCCGTCGCGAGCCCATTGGCGTCGTCGGCTCCATCGCACCGTGGAACTATCCGCTCCAGATGGCCGCCTGGAAGGTGCTGCCGGCCATCGCCGCGGGCAACACCATCGTCCTCAAGCCCGCCGAGATCACCCCCTTCACCTCCCTGCTGTTCGCGCAGGCCGCACAGCGCGCGGGGCTGCCGGACGGTGTCATCAACATCCTCTCCGGGGCGGGCCGGGACGCCGGTGAGCACCTGGTGGGCCACCGCTCCGTCGCGATGACCTCCTTCACCGGCTCGACCGGCGTCGGCAAGCGCGTCGCCGAGATCGCCACCGGCACCGTCAAGCGGCTGCATCTCGAACTCGGCGGCAAGGCCCCCTTCGTCGTCTTCGACGACGCGGACCTGGAGGCCGCCGTCCACGGAGCGGTCGCCGGATCGCTGATCAACACGGGCCAGGACTGCACCGCCGCCACCCGCGCCTATGTGCAGCGCCCGCTCTACGACGCCTTCGTCAGCGGCGTCGCCGATCTGATGGCGACCGTACGGCTCGGCGACCCCTTCGACCCGTCCACCGACCTGGGCCCGCTGATCTCGCACGCCCAGCGCGACCGGGTGGCCGGCTTCGTCGAGCGGGCGCGCGGCTACGCCACGGTCGTGACGGGCGGCGAGTCACCGCAGGGCGAGTTGGCCAAGGGCGCCTACTACCGGCCCACGCTGATCGCCGGGGCCGCGCAGGACAGCGAGATCGTGCAGTCCGAGATCTTCGGTCCGGTGCTGGTGGTGCTGCCCTTCGACAGCGACGACGAGGGCATCGCGCTGGCCAACGACACCCCCTACGGGCTGGCCGCCTCCGCCTGGAGCCGGGACGTCTACCGCACCGGCCGTGCCACCCGCGAGATCAACGCGGGCTGTGTCTGGGTCAACGACCACATCCCGATCATCAGCGAGATGCCGCACGGCGGCGCCAAGGCCTCCGGCTTCGGCAAGGACATGTCGGCCTACTCCTTCGAGGAGTACACCCAGGTCAAGCACGTCATGTATGACAACACCGCGGTGGCGCGCAAGGACTGGCACCGCACGATCTTCGGGGACCGCCCGTAAGGGACGCCCCCTCGGGCCCGAGCGGCCCCTCGCCCTGCGGCCGGCGCCGCGCGGCATCGTCACCACCGGCCGAGCGCCGGGCTCATCCCCTGAAAGGGCACCGCGCATGGAGCACCACGAGCAGCCCGAACCCCTGTCCTCGGCCGAACTCACCGCCATGCGCCGCAGTGCGACCAATGGCCGGCTCGCCATGACCCGCCGCTCCCTGCTGCGCGCGGGCGGCGCCATGGCGGCCACGGCCGGTGGCCTCGGCGCCCTGGGGGCCTGCGGCATCCCGCCCGCGGGCCGTACGGACGCCGGCCGTTCCGACGACCACTCCACGGCGGAGAAGCGGCTCGCCTTCTCCAACTGGACCGAGTACATGGACGTCAGCGAGGACGGCAAGCACCGGCCGACGCTGGACCGCTTCACCCGGCGCACCGGTATCGCCGTCAAATACACCGAGGACATCAACGACAACGA
This Streptomyces decoyicus DNA region includes the following protein-coding sequences:
- a CDS encoding gamma-aminobutyraldehyde dehydrogenase yields the protein MDHRFDVTERFAAGAQFIAGSLRSGSSGRTQAVVDPATGETVYSYELAGTADVDAAVEAAQRAFREWGGATPGERSDTLHAFATALAEDAAELAYAESLNCGKPIKLSKEFDVPGSIDNAAFFAGAARHLEGKAAGEYSPDHTSVIRREPIGVVGSIAPWNYPLQMAAWKVLPAIAAGNTIVLKPAEITPFTSLLFAQAAQRAGLPDGVINILSGAGRDAGEHLVGHRSVAMTSFTGSTGVGKRVAEIATGTVKRLHLELGGKAPFVVFDDADLEAAVHGAVAGSLINTGQDCTAATRAYVQRPLYDAFVSGVADLMATVRLGDPFDPSTDLGPLISHAQRDRVAGFVERARGYATVVTGGESPQGELAKGAYYRPTLIAGAAQDSEIVQSEIFGPVLVVLPFDSDDEGIALANDTPYGLAASAWSRDVYRTGRATREINAGCVWVNDHIPIISEMPHGGAKASGFGKDMSAYSFEEYTQVKHVMYDNTAVARKDWHRTIFGDRP